The Aminithiophilus ramosus genome contains a region encoding:
- the opp1B gene encoding nickel/cobalt ABC transporter permease, with protein MRSYFLKRLLLAVPLLLGVSFFAFCLVALIPSDPAEVILRINDIVPTEEAVEGMRAELGLDDPFLLRYVRWLWRSLHLDFGNTFTNDNRTVGGEILRALPATLELAAASLALVLLVSFPLGIVCALRPQGPLDRALRLFVFIGTAMPNYWLGLLLMWLFALKLDILPTSGRDSWQSLILPALTLSMTYISTYIRLIRNKMVENMGEDYVFYARARGLSESAILLRHVFRNSLHACLTALGMSVPQLIAGTYLVESIFAWPGIGRLCISAIFNRDYPVIQAYILIMGFLFVFCNLAVDLLQGYLDPRLRRT; from the coding sequence ATGCGAAGCTATTTCCTGAAACGTCTTCTGCTGGCCGTCCCTCTCCTTCTGGGCGTCTCCTTCTTCGCCTTCTGCCTCGTCGCTCTCATTCCCTCCGATCCGGCCGAAGTCATCCTGAGGATCAACGACATCGTGCCCACCGAGGAGGCCGTCGAGGGGATGCGGGCCGAGCTGGGCCTCGACGATCCTTTCCTCCTCCGCTACGTCCGATGGCTATGGAGAAGCCTCCACCTCGATTTCGGCAACACCTTCACCAACGACAACAGGACCGTCGGCGGCGAGATCCTCCGGGCCCTCCCGGCGACGCTCGAACTGGCCGCCGCCTCTCTGGCCCTCGTCCTGCTCGTCAGCTTTCCCCTGGGCATCGTCTGCGCCCTGCGCCCCCAGGGCCCTCTCGACCGGGCTCTGCGCCTTTTCGTCTTCATCGGCACGGCCATGCCCAACTACTGGCTGGGGCTGCTTCTCATGTGGCTTTTCGCCCTCAAGCTCGACATCCTGCCCACGAGCGGCCGCGACTCCTGGCAGAGCCTGATTCTGCCCGCCCTGACCCTCTCCATGACCTACATATCGACCTACATCAGGCTCATCCGCAACAAGATGGTCGAGAACATGGGCGAGGACTACGTCTTCTACGCCCGGGCCCGAGGCCTCTCCGAATCGGCCATCCTGCTGAGGCACGTCTTCCGCAACTCGCTTCACGCCTGTCTGACGGCCCTGGGCATGAGCGTCCCCCAGCTCATCGCCGGGACCTATCTCGTCGAAAGCATCTTCGCCTGGCCCGGCATCGGAAGGCTCTGCATCTCGGCCATCTTCAACCGCGACTACCCCGTCATTCAGGCCTATATCCTGATCATGGGATTCCTTTTCGTCTTCTGCAACCTCGCCGTGGACCTTCTCCAGGGCTATCTCGATCCCCGACTGAGGAGGACCTGA
- the nikA gene encoding nickel ABC transporter substrate-binding protein codes for MKKVCLALSLVLASLFLGVLSLAAPSSASEKETLVYVNFRDIRDLNPHLYGGELYAQNLLYESLVKITPDGIEPWLAESWEISDDGRVYTFHLRRDVAFSDGEPFDAAAAKANFDAVLDNIERHGWLEMVRLMEGVDAVDDHTLRIRLKEPYFPMLTELGVTRPMRFISPRCMKEGTTKKGVTGHIGTGPYVLAENVVDQQATFVRNENYWGEKPSIRTIKVRVIPDNQTRVLALEKGEIDLIYGKNMIDADTLERFRGKKGFVTSLSDPVSTRMLLLNTTKGALTQREVRQALQHAVDKKALSEGIFNGIESPADTVLARTVPYCDVDLKSYAFDLEAAGRLLDEAGWVREAGRPFRSRQGETLQMTLLYNSNSVSEKTLSEYFQSLWAELGVDLKILGEEEQSYRDRQKAGDFDIVFNISWGTPYDPQSFLSAMRTVVYGDYAAQQGLACKADLDDRIARVLVTTDADRRQELFTSILTTLHEEAVYLPLTYERNRAIFSDRVLGVTYNPSQFEVPFEKMSLAD; via the coding sequence TTGAAGAAGGTCTGTCTCGCCCTGTCGCTCGTCCTGGCATCGCTCTTCCTGGGAGTTCTCTCCCTGGCCGCTCCCTCTTCCGCCTCGGAAAAGGAGACCCTCGTCTACGTCAACTTCCGCGACATCCGCGACCTGAACCCCCACCTCTACGGCGGCGAGCTCTACGCCCAGAACCTTCTCTACGAGTCCCTGGTGAAGATCACCCCTGACGGCATCGAGCCCTGGCTCGCCGAGAGCTGGGAGATCTCCGACGACGGACGGGTCTACACCTTCCATCTCCGCCGGGACGTCGCCTTCTCCGACGGAGAGCCCTTCGACGCCGCGGCGGCCAAGGCCAATTTCGACGCCGTCCTGGACAACATCGAACGCCACGGCTGGCTGGAAATGGTCCGTCTCATGGAGGGCGTCGACGCCGTCGACGACCACACCCTCCGGATCCGCCTCAAGGAGCCCTACTTCCCCATGCTCACCGAGCTGGGCGTCACCCGCCCCATGCGTTTCATCTCTCCCCGGTGCATGAAGGAGGGGACGACGAAAAAAGGCGTGACGGGCCACATCGGCACGGGCCCCTACGTCCTGGCCGAGAACGTCGTCGATCAGCAGGCGACCTTCGTCCGCAACGAGAACTACTGGGGTGAGAAACCTTCCATCAGGACCATCAAGGTCCGCGTCATTCCCGACAACCAGACGCGCGTTCTGGCCCTCGAGAAGGGCGAGATCGACCTGATCTACGGCAAGAACATGATCGACGCCGACACGCTGGAGCGCTTCCGGGGAAAGAAGGGCTTCGTCACCTCTCTCTCCGATCCCGTTTCGACGCGCATGCTCCTTCTCAACACGACGAAGGGAGCCCTCACCCAGCGAGAGGTCCGCCAGGCCCTTCAGCACGCCGTCGACAAGAAGGCCCTCTCCGAGGGGATCTTCAACGGCATCGAAAGCCCCGCCGACACCGTTCTTGCCCGCACCGTCCCCTACTGCGACGTCGACCTCAAGTCCTACGCCTTCGATCTCGAGGCGGCAGGACGGCTCCTGGACGAGGCCGGTTGGGTCCGCGAGGCGGGCCGGCCCTTCCGCAGCCGCCAGGGCGAGACGCTCCAGATGACGCTCCTCTACAACAGCAACAGCGTCTCCGAGAAGACCCTCTCCGAATACTTCCAGAGCCTCTGGGCCGAGCTGGGCGTCGACTTGAAGATCCTCGGCGAAGAGGAGCAGTCCTACCGCGACCGCCAGAAGGCGGGCGACTTCGACATCGTCTTCAACATCTCCTGGGGGACGCCCTACGATCCCCAGTCCTTCCTCAGCGCCATGAGAACCGTCGTCTACGGCGACTACGCCGCCCAGCAGGGGCTGGCCTGCAAGGCCGACCTCGACGACCGGATCGCCAGGGTCCTCGTCACCACCGACGCGGACAGGCGTCAGGAGCTCTTCACCTCCATCCTGACGACGCTCCATGAAGAGGCCGTCTACCTGCCCCTGACCTACGAGCGCAACAGGGCCATCTTCAGCGACCGGGTCCTCGGCGTCACCTACAATCCCTCGCAGTTCGAGGTTCCCTTCGAGAAGATGTCCCTGGCCGACTAG
- a CDS encoding MFS transporter: MFSFALSLPLPVKVLLVNNLGFNVGFYMLLPYLTRHLTEDLGLSAAFAGFVMGFRMLSQQGLFLVGGTLADRFNYQTVILAGCALRVLGFGLFGVALRPWAVVGAAFLTGLAGALFSPAYQAFLARLTEDHPERESVYALQNVTSQAGALAGPLCGLALLRYGFSTLCAVAAAVFFLLLLLQWFHLPRLEGTERNSSLPVLTDWVAVFRRRDFLIFCLLMSAYYLMFNQLYLLLPLSSPNDGSVAALFTLSALLSVALQMPLSRFVVGRFSRPLRLAAGMGLMALAFPFLLLRVGSVGPVSVNTLVTTTLLTLGMMTVFPPALSMIPEMGGERRQGVCFGVFYLFAGVAGASGGALTAWLWELHPLSLIGGLTLVGLMAAALLGRHAATSERANRRSVVPQSPA, from the coding sequence ATGTTCTCCTTCGCCCTGAGCCTCCCCCTTCCCGTCAAGGTCCTTCTCGTCAACAATCTGGGCTTCAACGTCGGCTTCTACATGCTTCTGCCCTACCTGACGCGCCATCTCACCGAGGATCTGGGGCTGTCGGCCGCCTTCGCCGGTTTCGTCATGGGCTTTCGCATGCTGAGCCAGCAGGGGCTCTTCCTGGTCGGCGGAACCTTGGCCGACCGTTTCAACTACCAGACGGTCATCCTCGCCGGCTGCGCCCTGAGGGTCCTGGGCTTCGGCCTCTTCGGCGTCGCCCTCCGTCCCTGGGCCGTCGTCGGCGCCGCCTTTCTCACGGGATTGGCCGGAGCCCTCTTCTCTCCCGCCTACCAGGCCTTTCTGGCCAGGCTGACCGAGGATCACCCCGAGAGGGAGAGCGTCTACGCCCTCCAGAACGTGACCAGCCAGGCCGGCGCCCTTGCGGGGCCCCTCTGCGGCCTCGCCCTGCTCCGATACGGATTTTCCACTCTCTGCGCCGTCGCCGCCGCCGTCTTTTTTCTTCTTCTCCTCCTCCAGTGGTTCCACCTCCCCCGCCTGGAGGGGACGGAGAGGAACTCCTCCCTTCCCGTTCTGACCGACTGGGTCGCCGTCTTCCGGCGAAGGGACTTCCTGATCTTCTGCCTTCTCATGTCGGCCTACTATCTGATGTTCAACCAGCTCTACCTTCTGCTGCCCCTAAGCTCCCCCAACGACGGCTCCGTGGCGGCCCTGTTCACCCTCTCGGCCCTTCTGAGCGTCGCGCTCCAGATGCCTCTCTCCCGCTTCGTCGTGGGGCGTTTTTCACGCCCCCTGCGCCTGGCGGCGGGCATGGGCCTCATGGCCCTGGCCTTTCCCTTCCTGCTTCTGCGGGTCGGATCCGTCGGACCCGTCTCCGTCAACACCCTCGTCACGACGACGCTGCTGACGCTGGGCATGATGACCGTCTTTCCGCCGGCCCTGAGCATGATCCCCGAAATGGGAGGCGAGCGGCGCCAGGGCGTCTGCTTCGGCGTCTTCTACCTCTTCGCCGGCGTCGCCGGCGCCTCGGGAGGGGCCCTGACGGCCTGGCTCTGGGAGCTCCATCCCCTTTCGCTCATCGGCGGTCTCACCCTCGTCGGGCTGATGGCCGCCGCGCTCCTCGGCCGCCACGCGGCGACGTCGGAGAGAGCGAACCGGAGGAGCGTCGTCCCTCAATCCCCAGCCTGA
- a CDS encoding ATP-grasp domain-containing protein has protein sequence MIESWRFASGILLPRKIRELGHRFILATDDPDFYNRYSPDGGLHPVVALADRVLRCDTRDEASFLSLCEGLFRDEAISGVISSCDGYLPLVAAVAERFRLPSSPAEVLASMTDKHLMRQALRRKGLPGPSFFLALSEEEAEAAAGATGLPAIVKPLDMSGSTLVRKVHSVDQMRRAIGAVLSHPANPRGRKRASGALVESYLSGEEFSVECCARRGEIFLSGITDKRLGGEGGFVERGHMFPADLPAESARAIGAHAAEALSAMGYVEGTAHVEIRMTSSGPRIIEMNPRIGGNYISELVERVTGLNPLTQMVEVALGEEPREAVEAERPKSAAVAFLLPSSEGILAGFRGEAEAKASPGVVRCSLSAPGTEVLRPDDNDCYLGHVLAEDREGLGAGRMAEEALSRLTALIRPRSCGCGGASERSSCSPSP, from the coding sequence ATGATCGAAAGTTGGCGTTTCGCCTCGGGGATCCTGCTGCCCCGCAAGATCAGGGAGCTCGGTCACCGCTTCATTCTGGCGACAGACGACCCCGATTTCTATAACCGCTACAGTCCCGACGGAGGCCTCCACCCCGTCGTGGCCCTGGCCGATCGCGTCTTGCGCTGCGATACCCGCGACGAGGCCTCCTTCCTTTCCCTCTGCGAGGGGCTTTTCCGCGACGAGGCGATCTCGGGCGTGATCAGCAGCTGCGACGGCTATCTCCCCCTCGTCGCCGCCGTCGCCGAGAGGTTCCGCCTCCCCTCCTCCCCCGCCGAGGTCCTCGCCTCGATGACGGACAAACACCTCATGCGCCAGGCCCTCCGCCGTAAGGGACTGCCCGGCCCCTCCTTCTTCCTTGCCCTGTCGGAAGAGGAGGCCGAGGCGGCCGCCGGAGCGACGGGTCTGCCCGCCATCGTCAAACCTCTGGACATGAGCGGCAGCACCCTCGTCCGCAAGGTCCACTCCGTCGATCAGATGCGAAGGGCCATCGGGGCCGTCCTCTCTCACCCCGCCAACCCGAGGGGGAGAAAGAGAGCCTCGGGCGCCCTCGTCGAATCGTACCTCTCCGGCGAGGAGTTCAGCGTCGAATGCTGCGCCCGTCGGGGGGAGATCTTCCTGTCGGGCATCACCGACAAGAGGCTGGGCGGCGAGGGGGGCTTCGTCGAGCGGGGACACATGTTCCCCGCCGACCTCCCCGCCGAATCGGCCCGAGCCATCGGGGCCCACGCCGCCGAAGCTCTTTCGGCCATGGGCTACGTCGAGGGAACGGCCCACGTCGAGATCCGCATGACGTCGTCGGGACCGCGCATCATCGAGATGAATCCCCGCATCGGCGGCAACTACATCTCCGAGCTGGTCGAGCGGGTGACGGGGCTGAACCCCCTGACGCAGATGGTCGAGGTCGCCCTGGGAGAGGAGCCGAGAGAAGCGGTCGAGGCGGAGCGGCCGAAGAGCGCCGCCGTGGCCTTCCTTCTTCCCTCCTCCGAGGGGATTCTCGCCGGCTTTCGGGGCGAGGCGGAGGCGAAAGCCAGCCCCGGCGTGGTCCGCTGCTCTCTCTCTGCGCCGGGGACGGAAGTCCTCCGGCCGGACGACAACGACTGCTACCTGGGCCATGTCCTCGCCGAAGATCGGGAAGGCCTGGGCGCGGGGAGGATGGCCGAGGAGGCCCTCTCCCGCCTGACGGCCCTCATCCGCCCCCGATCCTGCGGGTGCGGCGGCGCGTCGGAAAGGTCGTCATGTTCTCCTTCGCCCTGA
- a CDS encoding peptide ABC transporter substrate-binding protein, whose translation MKRSVVLLLLVALVAFAVSALPAAAAEQVLTYNLAREPKTLSPIMNGDLIGGFVIEHCFEGLLRDRNGELVPGIAQSWTLSEDGKTYTFKLRDAKWSDGKPVRAQDFEYSWRKSLDPAVGSGYAFIFYYIKGGEAYYKGEGKAEDIAISCPDDKTLVVTLENPTPYFLNLAAFMVFMPVREDIVEKAPDNWARSVETYICNGPYKMTTFRPDLVVLEKNPEYWDAANVKLSRIDAVVIPEHSTELTAFENGELDIMENIPLQELPRVSKMEGYVAYPRIVSFFYTVNTERKPFDDVRVRKALALAIDRKAIVEKVRQSSEIPACGLVPEGLKDSTGADFSRKAGDFGLDPEGKAKPEEARKLLAEAGYPEGKGFPKFTLLYNTADDHKALAEAVQEMWRKTLGIDVELGNQEWQVYASTRREGNYDVGRGNWWGDYPDPMTFLEMFTTGAGTNWPRWNNAEYDDLIQQVRRLSGTARDEAMYKAYALFMEDMPILPLFYPVDDSVIPPYVKGLERTMMGSWYMGNIVIDDH comes from the coding sequence ATGAAACGATCTGTCGTCCTGCTGCTTCTCGTCGCCCTTGTGGCTTTTGCCGTCTCGGCCCTTCCCGCGGCCGCGGCGGAGCAGGTCCTGACCTATAATCTGGCTCGGGAGCCCAAGACACTCAGCCCCATCATGAATGGCGATCTGATCGGCGGTTTTGTCATCGAGCACTGTTTCGAGGGGCTGCTCCGGGACCGCAACGGCGAGCTCGTTCCCGGCATCGCCCAGTCCTGGACCCTCTCGGAGGACGGCAAGACCTACACCTTCAAGCTCCGCGACGCCAAGTGGTCCGACGGCAAGCCCGTCCGCGCCCAGGACTTCGAATATTCCTGGCGGAAATCGCTCGACCCAGCAGTGGGCTCGGGGTATGCCTTCATCTTCTACTACATCAAGGGCGGCGAGGCCTACTACAAGGGGGAGGGCAAGGCCGAGGACATCGCCATCTCCTGCCCCGACGACAAGACCCTCGTCGTGACCCTCGAGAATCCCACGCCCTACTTCCTCAATCTGGCGGCCTTCATGGTCTTCATGCCCGTCCGGGAGGACATCGTCGAGAAGGCCCCCGACAACTGGGCCCGCTCCGTCGAGACCTACATCTGCAACGGCCCCTACAAGATGACCACCTTCAGGCCCGACCTCGTCGTCCTCGAGAAGAATCCCGAGTACTGGGACGCCGCCAACGTCAAGCTGTCGCGCATCGACGCCGTCGTCATCCCCGAGCACTCGACGGAGCTGACGGCCTTCGAAAACGGCGAGCTCGACATCATGGAGAACATTCCCCTCCAGGAGCTGCCCCGCGTCTCCAAGATGGAGGGCTACGTGGCCTATCCGCGGATCGTCTCCTTCTTCTACACGGTCAACACGGAGCGCAAGCCCTTCGACGACGTGCGCGTCCGCAAGGCCCTGGCCCTGGCCATCGACCGCAAGGCCATCGTCGAGAAGGTGCGCCAGAGCTCGGAAATCCCGGCCTGCGGCCTCGTCCCCGAGGGGTTGAAGGACAGCACGGGCGCCGATTTCAGCCGCAAAGCGGGTGACTTCGGCCTCGATCCCGAGGGGAAGGCCAAACCGGAGGAGGCCCGGAAGCTTCTGGCCGAGGCGGGCTATCCCGAGGGAAAGGGCTTCCCCAAGTTCACCCTCCTCTACAACACGGCCGACGACCACAAGGCCCTGGCCGAGGCCGTCCAGGAGATGTGGCGGAAGACGCTCGGCATCGACGTGGAGCTGGGCAACCAGGAGTGGCAGGTCTACGCCAGCACGCGCCGCGAAGGGAACTACGACGTGGGGCGGGGCAACTGGTGGGGCGACTACCCCGATCCCATGACCTTCCTCGAAATGTTCACCACCGGCGCCGGGACGAACTGGCCCCGCTGGAACAACGCCGAGTACGACGACCTGATCCAGCAGGTCCGCCGGCTCTCGGGAACGGCCCGCGACGAGGCCATGTACAAGGCCTACGCGCTCTTCATGGAGGACATGCCCATTCTGCCCCTCTTCTATCCCGTCGACGACAGCGTCATCCCTCCCTACGTGAAGGGCCTGGAGCGGACCATGATGGGCAGCTGGTACATGGGGAACATCGTCATCGACGATCATTGA
- a CDS encoding ABC transporter permease produces MTRFLFNRLISVLLTIWAVVTVTFLMMHAVPGGPFQQERQLPDAVIRALEAKYHLDDPLPKQYLDYLKGIVTWDLGPSFQKVGVSVEEMIGQSFPVSMRLGLLAVAGVLLLGVPLGVLAAVRSGRASDQFIRFLATLGQTIPSFVLATLLIYVFSARLRWFPSFGLRTWKHYVLPVVALGGYSLSFVLRLTRSSMLEVLQQDYIRTARAKGVSEGSVVFRHALRNALIPVVTYIGPLIASVITGSFVVEKIFAIPGMGKFFVESVTDRDYTVLMGLTLFQSILLCAAILAVDLLYGFLDPRIKVGK; encoded by the coding sequence GTGACGCGCTTTCTGTTCAATCGCTTGATTTCCGTTCTGCTCACCATCTGGGCCGTAGTGACCGTGACCTTTCTCATGATGCATGCCGTGCCGGGCGGTCCCTTCCAGCAGGAGAGGCAGCTCCCCGACGCCGTGATCCGGGCCCTGGAGGCCAAGTATCATCTCGACGATCCCCTGCCGAAGCAGTATCTGGACTACCTCAAGGGGATCGTGACCTGGGATCTGGGCCCCTCCTTCCAGAAGGTGGGCGTCTCCGTCGAGGAGATGATCGGTCAGAGTTTTCCCGTCTCCATGAGGCTGGGTCTCCTCGCCGTGGCCGGCGTTCTCCTCCTGGGCGTCCCCCTGGGCGTCCTCGCCGCCGTGCGCAGCGGAAGGGCCTCCGATCAGTTCATCCGCTTCCTGGCCACCTTGGGCCAGACCATCCCCAGCTTCGTCCTGGCCACCCTCCTCATCTACGTCTTCAGCGCCAGGCTGAGGTGGTTTCCCTCCTTCGGCCTGCGCACCTGGAAACACTATGTCCTTCCCGTTGTGGCCCTCGGGGGCTACTCCCTCTCCTTCGTCCTCCGCCTCACCCGGTCGAGCATGCTCGAGGTGCTCCAGCAGGACTACATCCGGACGGCCCGGGCCAAGGGCGTCTCGGAAGGCTCCGTCGTCTTCCGCCATGCCCTCCGGAACGCCCTCATCCCCGTCGTCACCTATATCGGCCCCCTCATCGCCTCGGTCATCACCGGCTCTTTCGTCGTCGAGAAGATCTTCGCCATTCCCGGAATGGGCAAGTTCTTCGTCGAAAGCGTCACCGATCGGGACTACACGGTCCTCATGGGGCTCACTCTCTTTCAGTCCATCCTTCTCTGCGCCGCCATTCTCGCCGTCGATCTCCTCTACGGCTTCCTCGATCCCCGGATCAAGGTCGGAAAGTGA
- a CDS encoding ABC transporter permease, translating to MRRFPLMTSPSPFCRPAEASDGRISSSLWEPLPASEQQGERIGRPSLTYLQDAWRRFRRNPTALFGLVLLALVFSFSLLGPLLSNHSYREQDLDRAYEFPSAEHWFGTDAHGRDLFVRVMMGGRISLLVGIIATATSCVIGVLYGGFSGFMGGRWDNLLMRIVDVASTIPLMLYSILLMVLLGTGLHNILIALGLVYWVGMVRIVRGQVLSLKEQEFVLAARVLGAGQWRLLTRHLIPNAMGPILVTATMMIPGAIFTESFLSFIGIGISAPMASWGSLCSDALGGLRSYPYQLFFPAASICVTMLGFNFVGDGLRDALDPRLRK from the coding sequence GTGAGGCGATTCCCACTCATGACCTCCCCGTCCCCTTTCTGCCGGCCTGCGGAAGCTTCCGACGGAAGGATCTCCTCCTCCCTCTGGGAGCCCCTTCCCGCCTCGGAACAGCAGGGAGAGCGCATCGGACGTCCCAGTCTCACCTACCTTCAGGACGCCTGGCGGCGTTTCCGCCGCAACCCGACGGCCCTCTTCGGCCTCGTGCTGCTGGCCCTCGTTTTCTCCTTTTCCCTTCTCGGGCCTCTCCTGTCGAACCACTCCTACCGGGAGCAGGATCTGGACCGGGCCTACGAGTTCCCCAGCGCCGAACACTGGTTCGGAACGGACGCCCACGGCCGAGACCTCTTCGTCCGCGTCATGATGGGCGGACGGATCTCCCTCCTCGTCGGCATCATCGCCACGGCGACGAGCTGCGTCATCGGCGTCCTCTACGGAGGCTTTTCGGGTTTCATGGGGGGACGCTGGGACAATCTGCTCATGCGCATCGTCGACGTGGCCTCGACCATTCCCCTCATGCTCTATTCGATTCTGCTCATGGTCCTTCTCGGCACGGGGCTTCACAACATCCTCATCGCCCTGGGGCTCGTCTACTGGGTCGGCATGGTCCGCATCGTCCGCGGTCAGGTCCTCTCCCTGAAGGAACAGGAGTTTGTCCTCGCCGCCCGCGTCCTGGGTGCCGGGCAATGGCGTCTTCTCACGCGCCATCTCATCCCCAACGCCATGGGGCCCATCCTGGTGACGGCCACGATGATGATTCCCGGCGCCATCTTCACCGAGTCCTTCCTGAGCTTCATCGGCATCGGCATCTCGGCGCCCATGGCCTCCTGGGGCTCCCTCTGCTCCGACGCCCTGGGAGGACTCCGCTCCTACCCCTACCAGCTCTTCTTCCCGGCGGCGTCGATCTGCGTCACCATGCTGGGCTTCAACTTCGTCGGCGACGGCCTCCGGGACGCCCTCGACCCGCGGCTGCGCAAGTGA
- a CDS encoding ABC transporter ATP-binding protein: MTDVDAGRAIRSLPSDEASLSGGAAPELLRLEDLHTSFFTHVGEVKALRGIDFSLREGEAFGIVGESGSGKSVTSLSILRLLPYPGRVTKGRLLFRGEDLLAKSEREMRSLRGDDLTMIFQDPMTSLNPVFTVGEQIVEVLRLHRKISKKEAWDRAVEGLRLVGIPSPEKRVRHYPHQFSGGMRQRVMIAMALACEPALLIADEPTTALDVTIQAQMLDLMNDLRAKIGTAIILITHDLAVVSEVCSRILVMYGGQVMEEASADELFAEPLHPYTIGLLRAIPGSGRGAGHRLVPIPGTPPDLLLPPRGCPFVERCPLALRICRERPPRLYLPKEGRRVACWLHDEGASDGARSRLAAARDGAALTPEEVIR, translated from the coding sequence ATGACGGACGTCGATGCAGGACGGGCGATACGGTCTCTCCCTTCGGACGAGGCCTCTCTTTCGGGAGGCGCGGCGCCCGAGCTCCTGCGCCTCGAAGATCTCCACACCTCCTTTTTTACCCACGTGGGGGAGGTGAAGGCCCTGCGGGGCATCGACTTCTCCCTCCGCGAGGGAGAGGCCTTCGGCATCGTGGGCGAGTCGGGCAGCGGCAAAAGCGTCACCTCCCTCTCCATCCTCCGCCTCCTTCCCTACCCGGGGCGGGTCACGAAGGGACGGCTCCTCTTCCGAGGCGAAGATCTTCTCGCCAAGAGCGAAAGGGAGATGCGCTCCCTCCGGGGCGACGACCTGACCATGATCTTTCAGGATCCCATGACCTCTCTCAATCCCGTCTTCACCGTAGGGGAACAGATCGTCGAGGTCCTGCGCCTCCACAGGAAGATCTCGAAGAAAGAGGCCTGGGACAGGGCCGTCGAGGGACTTCGCCTCGTGGGGATTCCCTCCCCGGAAAAACGCGTTCGCCATTACCCCCATCAGTTCAGCGGCGGCATGCGCCAGAGGGTCATGATCGCCATGGCCCTTGCCTGCGAGCCGGCCCTCCTCATCGCCGACGAGCCGACGACGGCCCTGGACGTGACCATCCAGGCCCAGATGCTGGACCTCATGAACGACCTCCGCGCGAAGATCGGAACGGCCATCATCCTCATAACCCACGATCTGGCCGTCGTCTCCGAGGTCTGCTCGCGCATTCTCGTCATGTACGGCGGCCAGGTCATGGAGGAGGCCTCGGCCGACGAGCTCTTCGCCGAGCCTCTCCATCCCTACACGATCGGACTCCTCCGGGCCATTCCGGGCTCGGGCCGGGGAGCGGGGCACCGGCTGGTCCCCATTCCGGGCACGCCGCCCGACCTCCTTCTTCCCCCTCGGGGCTGTCCCTTCGTCGAGCGCTGTCCTCTGGCCCTGCGCATCTGCCGCGAGCGGCCGCCGCGGCTTTACCTGCCCAAAGAAGGACGAAGGGTGGCCTGCTGGCTTCACGACGAAGGCGCATCGGACGGGGCCCGGTCGAGGCTGGCGGCCGCGCGTGACGGAGCGGCCCTGACGCCGGAGGAGGTGATCCGATGA
- a CDS encoding ABC transporter ATP-binding protein, which translates to MNSTETFRSSEVGSPVTDGRGIGGERPLLEVKGLTKHFSVEREGWFARPRTLRAVDGVTFFIRRGETLGLVGESGCGKSTTGRVIVRLYDATAGEVRFDGVDVTALSEGAFKPYRRRMQMIFQDPYASLNPRMTVGDIIGEPLDIHDLARGRERLDRVHDLLDRVGLNPDHAMRYPHEFSGGQRQRIGIARALAVDPQFIVCDEPISALDVSIQAQVVNMLEDLREQFGLTYLFIAHDLSMVRHLADRVGVMYLGRLVEVARKEELYSNPQHPYTQALLSAIPAIGGRRRGGSRIVLEGDVPSPLDPPSGCAFRTRCRHASPRCAERSPGLAEIASLHYVACWLHET; encoded by the coding sequence ATGAACTCGACCGAGACGTTCCGGAGCAGCGAGGTCGGCTCCCCGGTCACGGACGGAAGAGGGATTGGGGGGGAGCGCCCTCTTCTGGAGGTAAAGGGGCTGACGAAGCACTTCAGCGTCGAGCGCGAGGGGTGGTTCGCCCGGCCCCGCACCCTTCGGGCCGTCGACGGCGTCACTTTCTTCATCCGCCGAGGCGAGACGCTGGGCCTCGTGGGCGAGTCGGGCTGCGGCAAGTCGACGACGGGTCGCGTCATCGTCCGCCTCTACGACGCCACGGCCGGCGAAGTCCGCTTCGACGGCGTCGACGTGACGGCCCTCTCCGAGGGGGCCTTCAAGCCCTACAGGCGCCGGATGCAGATGATCTTTCAGGATCCCTACGCCTCCCTCAACCCCCGCATGACCGTCGGCGACATCATCGGCGAGCCTCTCGACATCCACGATCTGGCAAGAGGAAGGGAGCGTCTCGATCGCGTCCACGATCTTCTCGACCGGGTGGGGCTCAACCCCGACCACGCCATGCGTTACCCTCACGAGTTCAGCGGAGGCCAGCGCCAGCGCATCGGCATCGCTCGGGCCCTCGCCGTCGATCCCCAGTTCATCGTCTGCGACGAGCCCATCTCGGCCCTGGACGTCTCCATTCAGGCCCAGGTGGTCAACATGCTCGAGGACCTGCGGGAGCAGTTCGGCCTGACCTACCTTTTCATCGCCCACGATCTCTCCATGGTCCGCCATCTGGCCGACCGGGTGGGCGTCATGTACCTGGGACGCCTCGTCGAGGTGGCCCGGAAGGAGGAACTCTACAGCAACCCCCAGCACCCCTACACCCAGGCCCTTCTCTCGGCCATTCCCGCCATAGGGGGCAGACGGAGAGGGGGGAGCCGGATCGTCCTCGAAGGGGACGTGCCCAGCCCTCTCGATCCTCCCTCGGGGTGCGCCTTCCGGACACGGTGTCGCCATGCCAGTCCCCGCTGCGCCGAAAGGTCGCCGGGGCTGGCCGAAATTGCCTCACTGCACTACGTCGCCTGCTGGCTTCATGAGACCTAG